The following DNA comes from Glaciihabitans arcticus.
CTTGTTGCGGCCGGTGATGAGCAGCACGTCGGTGAGGCCGGCGTCGACCGCCTCCTCCACCACGTACTGGATCGCGGGCTTGTCGACGACCGGGAGCATCTCCTTGGGCATCGCCTTGGTTGCGGGAAGGAATCTGGTTCCGAGTCCCGCCGCGGGTATTACTGCCTTTGTGATCCTGAGTGCCATAGGACAAGGGTAACCGCCATCACTCCTACAATTGGGGGTATGAGCCCAGACGTAACGAGTGAGAAACGTGCGTTGCGAGCGGAACTGCGCGAAAGACGCCGCACCATCACGGCCGCTGAGCGCGCGGCATCCACACAATCGGTCACTGCGAATCTCATCGAACTGACCTCGGGCCTTGGCGTGAAATCGATCGCCGCCTACCTCTCCACGCCTGATGAGCCGAGCACTCGCGAGTTCCTGCACTGGGCCTGCGACTCGGGCATCCGCGTGCTGCTGCCGATCTCCCGTGAAGACGGCCTGCTCGACTGGGCGCCCTACGACGGCACCGATGAAGACGAAGACCTGCTCGGGATGCCGACCCCGACCACAGAAGTTCTCGGACCGATTGCGATCAACTCGGTCGACCTCATCGTTGTGCCCGCGGCATCCGTCGACCGCACGGGCATGCGCATGGGCTGGGGTCGCGGCTACTTCGA
Coding sequences within:
- a CDS encoding 5-formyltetrahydrofolate cyclo-ligase, whose translation is MSPDVTSEKRALRAELRERRRTITAAERAASTQSVTANLIELTSGLGVKSIAAYLSTPDEPSTREFLHWACDSGIRVLLPISREDGLLDWAPYDGTDEDEDLLGMPTPTTEVLGPIAINSVDLIVVPAASVDRTGMRMGWGRGYFDKTLGSMERCPPVYAVIFDNEFVDSVPSEVHDQKVNGVVTPSGITALPSTQPNSAA